One genomic region from Conexibacter woesei DSM 14684 encodes:
- a CDS encoding ABC transporter permease, with protein sequence MSATTAVAPRTAEPAGRGRRIVRRLRRLGLPERFGLAMLAAATLLALLGPLLAPHDPRRPVGEALISPGSEFLLGTDELGRDIFSRVLYGIQITWLSALVVVAAGLLVGGAIGLVAGVRGGRVDNVLMRIVDTGLALPGAVLAIAITVALGASLTTTVISIAAFWWPFYARLVRGEARAIAVLPHVEAARASGIGSVRLALKHVLPGALPPVIVAASLDLGIVVLVLAGLTFIGLGAQPPTPELGAMAALGLDFLFTHAWVPLAPAFAVFLLALSANLGGDGLRDLLEDEDV encoded by the coding sequence ATGAGCGCGACGACCGCCGTCGCGCCGCGGACCGCCGAGCCGGCCGGTCGCGGGCGCCGGATCGTGCGCCGCCTGCGGCGGCTCGGGCTGCCCGAGCGCTTCGGGCTGGCGATGCTGGCCGCGGCGACGCTGCTCGCGCTGCTCGGTCCGCTGCTCGCTCCGCACGACCCGCGGCGGCCCGTCGGCGAAGCGCTGATCTCGCCGGGCAGCGAGTTCCTGCTCGGCACCGACGAGCTCGGCCGCGACATCTTCTCGCGGGTGCTGTACGGCATCCAGATCACGTGGCTGTCCGCGCTCGTCGTGGTCGCCGCGGGTCTGCTCGTCGGCGGCGCGATCGGTCTCGTCGCCGGGGTGCGCGGCGGCCGCGTCGACAACGTCCTGATGCGGATCGTCGACACCGGCCTGGCGCTTCCGGGCGCCGTGCTGGCGATCGCGATCACGGTCGCGCTCGGCGCCTCGCTGACGACGACCGTCATCAGCATCGCGGCGTTCTGGTGGCCGTTCTACGCCCGCCTCGTGCGTGGGGAGGCGCGTGCGATCGCGGTCCTGCCGCACGTCGAGGCGGCGCGCGCCAGCGGCATCGGCTCGGTGCGCCTCGCGCTCAAGCACGTGCTGCCGGGCGCGCTGCCGCCGGTGATCGTCGCGGCGAGCCTCGACCTGGGGATCGTCGTGCTGGTGCTCGCGGGCCTGACGTTCATCGGCCTCGGCGCGCAGCCGCCGACGCCGGAGCTGGGGGCGATGGCGGCCCTCGGCCTGGACTTTCTCTTCACACACGCGTGGGTGCCGCTTGCGCCCGCGTTCGCCGTGTTCCTGCTTGCGCTGTCGGCCAACCTCGGCGGCGACGGGCTTCGTGACCTGTTGGAGGATGAGGACGTATGA
- a CDS encoding metal-sensitive transcriptional regulator — translation MASTTPTRGYSATKDQLLSRLRRIEGQVRGVQGMVEDERYCIDVLTQISAIQAALDKVALGLLDDHANHCVIGASDETRDEKTAELMSAVGRLMRRG, via the coding sequence ATGGCTTCCACGACTCCCACGCGCGGGTACTCCGCCACGAAGGACCAGCTGCTTTCGCGCCTGAGACGGATCGAAGGTCAGGTCCGCGGCGTGCAGGGGATGGTCGAAGACGAGCGCTACTGCATCGACGTGCTGACGCAGATCTCCGCGATCCAGGCCGCGCTCGACAAGGTCGCGCTCGGCCTGCTCGACGACCACGCCAACCACTGCGTGATCGGCGCGAGCGACGAGACGCGCGACGAGAAGACGGCCGAGCTGATGAGCGCGGTCGGCCGGCTGATGCGCCGCGGCTGA
- a CDS encoding CGNR zinc finger domain-containing protein, which translates to MADVPDPRPLTGEPLALDLVDTVWIDDDGAHDLFDDPAQRSAWLAHWELPDPGGRSARANLVEARQAIRLLLEHPGDRAAEDAVDLVLARGRIRLTLHDGQPGETVEVAPAWAAAWHAARDLRRLLAARPERVKHCANRDCVLWFEDTTRSATRRWCSMTGGCGSRLKARRHRHRRA; encoded by the coding sequence ATGGCCGACGTGCCCGATCCCCGCCCCCTCACCGGCGAGCCGTTGGCGCTCGACCTCGTCGACACCGTCTGGATCGACGACGACGGCGCGCACGACCTGTTCGACGACCCCGCGCAGCGCTCGGCGTGGCTCGCGCACTGGGAGCTGCCCGACCCCGGTGGCCGCTCGGCGCGGGCGAACCTCGTCGAGGCGCGTCAGGCGATCCGCCTCCTGCTCGAACACCCCGGCGACCGTGCCGCCGAGGACGCGGTCGACCTCGTCCTCGCCCGCGGCCGGATCCGCCTGACGCTCCACGACGGGCAGCCCGGCGAGACGGTCGAGGTGGCGCCGGCGTGGGCAGCCGCCTGGCACGCCGCGCGCGACCTGCGGCGCCTGCTCGCCGCGCGGCCCGAGCGCGTCAAGCACTGCGCCAACCGCGACTGCGTCCTGTGGTTCGAGGACACGACGCGCTCGGCGACGCGGCGCTGGTGCTCGATGACCGGTGGCTGCGGGAGCCGCCTGAAGGCCCGCCGCCACCGCCACCGCCGCGCATGA
- a CDS encoding ABC transporter permease codes for MIGLVVSRVAGMLLVVWLLATLVFMLGTVVPGDPARAYAGPGATAEVLADKRAELGLDRPFPERYVDYLGKLATLDLSESVTTRNPVRDDLADRTPATLELALVAALLAIAMGGIVGAATARAKRGSAAIRVLLSAGASVPSFTLGLLLLLVFYGQLDVLPAGGRLSPEHGEFDGATGFLLLDGVLAGRPEITLDAAWHLILPAFCLALTPALLIARVFRSSIHSTLRADHVRTVRASGMPEGRIFRRHVVRNSLNAPLTVTGLTFGVMLGSTAVVELIFGWPGLGLYVSQAIPQSDIPAIAGVTLVVGLAFVLGNALVDIAQTVADPRLRTVR; via the coding sequence ATGATCGGTCTCGTCGTCAGCCGCGTGGCCGGCATGCTGCTCGTCGTCTGGCTGCTGGCCACGCTCGTCTTCATGCTCGGGACGGTCGTCCCGGGCGACCCGGCCCGTGCGTACGCGGGGCCGGGGGCGACGGCCGAGGTGCTGGCCGACAAGCGCGCCGAGCTGGGTCTCGACCGCCCGTTCCCGGAGCGCTACGTCGACTACCTCGGCAAGCTGGCCACGCTCGACCTGTCCGAGTCGGTGACGACGCGCAATCCGGTCCGCGACGACCTCGCGGACCGCACGCCCGCGACGCTGGAGCTGGCGCTCGTCGCGGCACTGCTGGCGATCGCGATGGGCGGCATCGTCGGGGCGGCGACGGCGCGGGCGAAGCGCGGCTCGGCCGCGATCCGCGTGCTGCTGAGCGCGGGCGCGTCGGTCCCCAGCTTCACGCTGGGACTGCTGCTGCTGCTCGTCTTCTACGGGCAGCTCGACGTGCTGCCGGCGGGCGGGCGGCTGTCGCCCGAGCACGGCGAGTTCGACGGCGCGACCGGCTTCCTGCTGCTCGACGGCGTGCTCGCCGGCCGGCCCGAGATCACGCTCGACGCCGCCTGGCACCTGATCCTGCCGGCGTTCTGCCTGGCGCTGACGCCGGCGCTGCTGATCGCGCGCGTGTTCCGCTCCTCGATCCACTCGACGCTCCGCGCCGACCACGTCCGCACGGTCCGCGCGAGCGGGATGCCGGAGGGCCGGATCTTCCGCCGCCACGTCGTCCGCAACAGCCTCAACGCGCCGCTCACGGTGACGGGGCTGACATTCGGCGTGATGCTCGGGTCGACCGCGGTGGTCGAGCTGATCTTCGGCTGGCCGGGGCTCGGGCTGTACGTCAGCCAGGCGATCCCGCAGAGCGACATCCCGGCGATCGCCGGCGTCACGCTCGTCGTCGGGCTGGCGTTCGTGCTCGGCAACGCGCTCGTCGACATCGCGCAGACCGTCGCCGACCCGCGCCTGCGGACCGTCCGCTGA
- a CDS encoding alpha/beta fold hydrolase, which translates to MSTTPTTRSTTATRHRTVEVDGLEIFYREAGDSSRPTLLLLHGLPTSSLMFRNLIPALADRFHLVAPDYPGFGHSAFPPREQFEYSFANLTRVVERFADVIGLERFSIYIQDYGAPIGLTIASTQPERVQAIVTQSGNAYMEGFTPFWEPLFAFAADRNAETEAKVRPLLSADANVWQWTHGTRDPEAISPDLWTLDTLGFDRPGNRDMQIELFYDYRLNLDKYPAFQQYFRDHQPPTLITWGKNDEIFGPDGARAYLRDLPDAELHLLDTGHFALEEEGDFIAERIRAFLSKHVG; encoded by the coding sequence ATGAGCACCACCCCCACGACGCGCAGCACGACCGCGACCCGGCACCGCACGGTGGAGGTCGACGGGCTGGAGATCTTCTATCGCGAGGCGGGCGACTCGTCCCGCCCGACGTTGCTGCTGCTGCACGGTCTGCCGACCTCGTCGCTGATGTTCCGCAACCTGATCCCGGCGCTGGCCGACCGCTTCCACCTCGTCGCGCCCGACTACCCCGGCTTCGGGCACAGCGCGTTCCCACCGCGCGAGCAGTTCGAGTACTCGTTCGCCAACCTGACGCGCGTGGTCGAGCGGTTCGCCGACGTCATCGGCTTGGAGCGCTTCAGCATCTACATCCAGGACTACGGCGCGCCGATCGGCCTGACGATCGCGAGCACCCAGCCGGAGCGCGTGCAGGCGATCGTGACCCAGAGCGGCAACGCGTACATGGAGGGCTTCACGCCGTTCTGGGAGCCGCTCTTCGCGTTCGCGGCCGACCGCAACGCCGAGACCGAGGCGAAGGTGCGCCCGCTGCTGAGCGCGGACGCGAACGTCTGGCAGTGGACGCACGGCACCCGCGACCCCGAGGCGATCTCACCCGACCTGTGGACGCTCGACACGCTCGGCTTCGACCGGCCCGGCAACCGCGACATGCAGATCGAGCTGTTCTACGACTACCGCCTCAACCTCGACAAGTACCCGGCGTTCCAGCAGTACTTCCGCGACCACCAGCCGCCGACGCTGATCACCTGGGGGAAGAACGACGAGATCTTCGGCCCCGACGGCGCGCGTGCCTACCTGAGAGACCTCCCCGACGCCGAGCTGCACCTGCTCGACACCGGCCACTTCGCGCTGGAGGAGGAGGGCGACTTCATCGCCGAGCGGATCCGCGCGTTCCTCTCCAAGCACGTCGGCTGA
- a CDS encoding ABC transporter substrate-binding protein: MTMKLARGVATLLAAALVVAGCGGTSSNNDSTGSTGSGGGTSASFDAEATIRTAQFGDGVGGMDPEIWYDLNGGSLHTAVYEGLLRYKTGTTEIEPALAESYEVSRDGRTYTFKLRQGVRFHDGTPLTPEAVAGSFARRAALRGPSAYLTAGVADVRPRGSDTVVIKLRSPEIGFLDALASIYGPRVISPAALRAHGAGEDGKRWFASNAVGTGPLRLLSFRLGDGATLERFDGYWGEQAKAKRYEVDTLPSSGEQQLQLRSGQLDYLSGGSLQPAQLKAFDGNPRYEVTRLDQAFRPMLVLNTNKPPFDDVEKRKAFVAALDVDAAIRQVWGDELMEAPTSYISPFLLDPALNRIEPLTSDAALDEPVTFEYVGAIQSHRQFSEVIQQQLRDEDVELRLSATTGGEVFSWPQDVQKAPNAAIVTVYGDSAYVQSLVDPFFRTGSAVNFLGYSNRTVDATLDEAAIQTDRDKALQLFADANRIVAVDDASIIPLGDLKQPIVARRGVSGFQGTPTSIDVVQLAAIGKSADA; this comes from the coding sequence ATGACCATGAAGCTCGCCAGAGGCGTCGCGACGTTGCTCGCGGCCGCCCTCGTGGTCGCCGGATGCGGCGGGACCAGCAGCAACAACGACAGCACCGGTTCGACCGGCTCCGGCGGCGGCACCTCGGCGTCGTTCGACGCTGAGGCGACGATTCGCACCGCGCAGTTCGGCGATGGCGTCGGCGGGATGGACCCGGAGATCTGGTACGACCTCAACGGCGGGTCGCTGCACACCGCCGTCTACGAAGGGCTGCTGCGCTACAAGACCGGCACGACCGAGATAGAGCCCGCGCTGGCCGAGTCCTACGAGGTCAGCAGAGACGGCAGGACCTATACGTTCAAGCTTCGTCAGGGCGTCAGATTCCACGACGGCACGCCGCTGACGCCGGAGGCGGTCGCCGGCTCGTTCGCGCGCCGCGCCGCGCTCAGAGGCCCGTCGGCGTACCTGACGGCCGGGGTCGCCGACGTGCGGCCGCGCGGGAGCGACACGGTCGTGATCAAGCTGAGAAGCCCGGAGATCGGGTTCCTCGACGCGCTCGCCTCGATCTACGGGCCGCGCGTGATCAGCCCTGCGGCGCTCAGAGCGCACGGCGCGGGCGAGGACGGCAAGCGCTGGTTCGCGTCCAACGCCGTCGGCACCGGGCCGCTGAGACTGCTCAGCTTCAGACTCGGCGACGGCGCGACGCTCGAGCGCTTCGACGGCTACTGGGGCGAGCAGGCCAAGGCGAAGCGCTACGAGGTCGACACGCTGCCGAGCAGCGGCGAGCAGCAGCTGCAGCTGCGCTCCGGCCAGCTCGACTACCTCAGCGGCGGCTCGCTGCAGCCGGCGCAGCTGAAGGCGTTCGACGGCAACCCGAGATACGAGGTGACGCGCCTGGACCAGGCGTTCCGGCCGATGCTCGTGCTGAACACGAACAAGCCGCCGTTCGACGACGTCGAGAAGCGCAAGGCGTTCGTCGCGGCGCTCGACGTCGACGCCGCGATCAGACAGGTGTGGGGCGACGAGCTGATGGAGGCGCCGACCTCCTACATCTCGCCGTTCCTGCTCGACCCGGCGCTGAACAGAATCGAGCCGCTGACCAGCGACGCCGCGCTCGACGAGCCGGTCACGTTCGAGTACGTCGGCGCGATCCAGTCGCACCGTCAGTTCAGCGAGGTGATCCAGCAGCAGCTGCGCGACGAGGACGTCGAGCTGAGACTGAGCGCGACGACCGGCGGCGAGGTCTTCTCGTGGCCGCAGGACGTGCAGAAGGCGCCGAACGCCGCGATCGTCACCGTCTACGGCGACTCGGCGTACGTGCAGAGCCTGGTCGACCCGTTCTTCCGCACCGGCTCCGCGGTCAACTTCCTCGGCTACTCGAACAGAACGGTCGACGCCACGCTCGACGAGGCGGCCATCCAGACCGACCGTGACAAGGCGCTCCAGCTGTTCGCCGACGCGAACAGAATCGTCGCGGTCGACGACGCGTCGATCATCCCGCTCGGCGACCTCAAGCAGCCGATCGTGGCGCGCAGGGGCGTCAGCGGCTTCCAGGGCACGCCGACGTCGATCGACGTCGTGCAGCTGGCCGCGATCGGGAAGTCCGCGGACGCGTGA
- a CDS encoding isochorismatase family protein, whose amino-acid sequence MPLLDRNDSLLAVIDTQPGFYRGRADVDAGAFDAFVGCVAWLAGAARALDVPIVVLEEEPERYGATADAVRANLPAGTVGLPKAQFGLMGNPELRAAVERTGRRTAVLVGMETDVCVAHSAIGLRDAGYRVAVATDALFSPPGAHEHGLSRLRDCGTELLSAKGVLYDWLRTVQASIDFVKDNPDLADPPGFSL is encoded by the coding sequence ATGCCGCTGCTGGACCGCAACGACTCATTGCTGGCTGTGATCGACACGCAGCCGGGCTTCTACCGCGGGCGCGCCGACGTCGACGCGGGCGCGTTCGACGCCTTCGTCGGCTGCGTCGCGTGGCTGGCCGGCGCGGCCCGCGCGCTCGACGTGCCGATCGTCGTGCTGGAGGAGGAGCCGGAGCGCTACGGCGCGACCGCCGACGCCGTCCGGGCGAACCTCCCCGCCGGCACTGTCGGGCTGCCGAAGGCGCAGTTCGGCCTGATGGGGAACCCGGAGCTGCGCGCGGCGGTCGAGCGGACCGGCCGCCGCACCGCGGTGCTCGTCGGGATGGAGACCGACGTCTGCGTCGCGCACTCCGCGATCGGCCTGCGCGACGCGGGCTACCGCGTCGCGGTCGCGACCGACGCGCTGTTCTCGCCGCCCGGCGCGCACGAGCACGGCCTCAGCCGGCTGCGCGACTGCGGCACCGAGCTGCTGTCGGCGAAGGGCGTCCTGTACGACTGGCTGCGCACCGTCCAGGCGTCGATCGACTTCGTGAAGGACAACCCGGACCTCGCCGACCCGCCCGGCTTCAGCCTCTGA
- a CDS encoding CocE/NonD family hydrolase, with protein MLDRVEHVGEPLRGLGRADLGHQIRLSDFAARAMRIEVETDVETPARDGTLLRADIYRPAGGGALPTLVRRTPYDKSLAVRTDVDVLRLVRAGYAVVVQDVRGRYASEGRFEPFRTEASDGADAVAWAAAQPWSSGAVGMVGASYEGMTQWLAASAAPPALRAIAPLVTSVDPYDGWAYQGGAFELGFGLLWNAGNLASEPLAQDPRDDFEAAARRRPLRELAPDAGLAGFHRDWLGHPGRDGWWEQLVPPERVGAVAVPALSVGGWYDLFLRGTLAGHSRMRAHANGSRLVVGPWSHMVSGGVFPQRSYGWRAAADAVDLTGLHLRWFDRHLRGVENGVEREPAVRLFVMGADRWRDADDWPLPGTAWTRFHLGGGGALSAEAPGAGGEDAYRYDPRDPVPTAGGATFLPGQDVGACAGPLDQRAVQRRADVLVYRTPPLERDVEVIGPVELVLYVSSSAVDTDFTGKLVDVHPDGRAELLTDGILRARWRESQSTPVPLVPGRVYELRVDLGATANVFRVGHRIGLEISSSNFPRFDRNTNTGGTIADEREEDVAVAVNRVHHGRAHPSHLMLPAIPAAQA; from the coding sequence GTGCTCGACCGCGTCGAGCACGTCGGCGAACCGCTTCGAGGCCTCGGTCGCGCTGATCTCGGTCATCAGATCAGATTATCCGATTTCGCGGCGCGCGCGATGAGGATCGAGGTCGAGACGGACGTCGAGACGCCGGCGCGTGACGGGACGCTGCTGCGTGCGGACATCTACCGTCCCGCCGGCGGCGGGGCGTTGCCGACGTTGGTGCGGCGGACGCCGTATGACAAGTCGCTGGCGGTTCGGACCGATGTCGACGTGCTGCGGCTGGTGCGGGCGGGCTATGCGGTGGTGGTGCAGGACGTGCGCGGGCGCTACGCGTCGGAGGGGCGCTTCGAGCCGTTCCGGACCGAGGCGTCCGATGGCGCGGACGCGGTCGCGTGGGCGGCGGCGCAGCCGTGGTCCTCGGGCGCGGTCGGGATGGTCGGCGCCTCGTATGAGGGCATGACGCAGTGGCTGGCGGCGAGTGCGGCACCGCCGGCGTTGCGTGCGATCGCGCCGCTCGTGACGAGCGTCGATCCATACGACGGCTGGGCTTACCAGGGCGGCGCGTTCGAGCTGGGGTTCGGCCTGCTGTGGAACGCGGGGAACCTCGCGTCGGAGCCGCTTGCGCAGGACCCGCGCGACGACTTCGAGGCGGCCGCGCGCCGCCGCCCGCTGCGCGAACTGGCGCCGGACGCCGGGCTCGCCGGGTTCCATCGCGACTGGCTGGGCCACCCGGGCCGCGACGGGTGGTGGGAGCAGTTGGTGCCGCCGGAGCGGGTCGGCGCCGTTGCGGTACCGGCGCTCTCCGTCGGCGGCTGGTACGACCTCTTCCTGCGCGGGACGCTCGCGGGGCACAGCCGCATGCGGGCGCACGCGAACGGCTCGCGGCTGGTCGTCGGGCCGTGGTCGCACATGGTCTCCGGCGGCGTGTTTCCGCAGCGTTCCTACGGGTGGCGTGCGGCGGCGGATGCGGTCGATCTGACGGGGTTGCATCTGCGGTGGTTCGATCGTCACCTGCGTGGGGTCGAGAACGGTGTCGAGCGTGAGCCGGCGGTGCGGTTGTTCGTGATGGGCGCCGACCGCTGGCGCGACGCTGACGACTGGCCGCTGCCCGGCACCGCATGGACGCGGTTCCACCTCGGTGGTGGCGGCGCGCTGTCAGCGGAGGCGCCGGGCGCGGGCGGGGAGGACGCCTACCGCTATGACCCGCGTGATCCGGTTCCGACGGCGGGTGGGGCGACGTTCCTGCCGGGGCAGGACGTTGGCGCCTGCGCGGGGCCGCTCGATCAGCGTGCGGTGCAGCGGCGTGCTGATGTGCTCGTCTACAGGACCCCGCCGCTGGAGCGGGACGTGGAGGTGATCGGCCCGGTCGAGCTGGTGCTGTACGTCTCCTCTTCGGCGGTCGACACGGACTTCACGGGCAAGCTCGTCGACGTTCATCCGGACGGGCGTGCCGAGCTGCTGACCGACGGCATCCTGCGCGCCCGTTGGCGCGAGTCGCAGTCGACGCCGGTCCCGCTCGTGCCGGGGCGGGTCTACGAGCTGCGGGTCGATCTCGGCGCGACCGCCAACGTGTTTCGTGTCGGTCACCGGATCGGGTTGGAGATCTCCTCCAGCAACTTCCCCCGGTTCGATCGCAACACGAACACGGGCGGCACGATCGCCGACGAGCGCGAGGAGGACGTCGCCGTCGCGGTCAACCGCGTCCACCACGGCCGCGCCCACCCATCCCACCTCATGCTGCCGGCGATCCCGGCCGCGCAGGCCTAG
- a CDS encoding PIN domain-containing protein, whose amino-acid sequence MERLIVDTGVLVALERGRLSPDALPDDADIAIAAITASELLVGVQLADGQRRETRAATVDAILGTFEILAFDLDIAREHAVLLAHARRTGRPRGAHDLQIAATASATGRLVVTTDQRAFDDLPGVRFRLGTAPSIRG is encoded by the coding sequence GTGGAACGACTGATCGTCGACACGGGCGTCCTCGTCGCGCTCGAACGCGGCCGCCTGAGCCCCGACGCGCTGCCAGACGACGCCGACATCGCGATCGCCGCGATCACCGCCTCGGAGCTGCTCGTCGGCGTTCAGCTCGCTGACGGGCAGCGGCGAGAGACGCGCGCGGCCACGGTCGACGCGATCCTCGGCACGTTCGAGATCCTCGCGTTCGACCTCGACATCGCGCGTGAGCACGCGGTGCTGCTCGCGCACGCCCGCCGTACCGGGCGGCCCCGCGGCGCTCACGACCTGCAGATCGCGGCGACCGCGAGCGCGACCGGCCGACTCGTCGTCACGACCGACCAGCGCGCCTTCGACGACCTGCCGGGCGTCCGGTTTCGGCTCGGGACCGCGCCCTCCATCAGAGGCTGA
- a CDS encoding heavy-metal-associated domain-containing protein: protein MATTELSYTVKGMTCNSCKLNVTEEVEQVQGVSEIEVEIETGRLTVRGEGVSDDAVKAAVGEAGYEVVVS, encoded by the coding sequence ATGGCCACCACCGAGCTCAGCTACACCGTCAAGGGCATGACCTGCAACAGCTGCAAGCTGAACGTGACCGAAGAGGTCGAGCAGGTCCAGGGCGTGTCGGAGATCGAGGTCGAGATCGAGACGGGCCGCCTCACGGTGCGCGGCGAGGGCGTCAGCGACGACGCGGTCAAGGCCGCGGTCGGCGAAGCCGGGTATGAGGTCGTGGTCTCGTGA
- a CDS encoding GAP family protein, producing MSAAVIGFALASAIRPTSVAAVYALLCSREPRRLLSVYIAAGFLFSAAFGFVVVGVLHTSLTPRSTPHALIDLILGVAALAFAAGVATGSVGRRRVADRPESGVVGRLRHPTPGVAAIAGVATHLPGLFYLAALADILAARPSVVEGVFDVLLYNAIWFGAAIGVLVRFVARPDDTRARVALLNSWAKRNGRSIVLVVFGVVGAYLVLKGVTELRS from the coding sequence ATGAGCGCCGCCGTGATCGGCTTCGCGCTGGCCAGCGCGATCCGGCCGACCAGCGTCGCGGCCGTCTACGCGCTGCTGTGCTCGCGCGAGCCGCGGCGGCTGCTGAGCGTCTACATCGCGGCCGGCTTCCTCTTCAGCGCCGCGTTCGGCTTCGTCGTCGTCGGGGTTCTGCACACGTCGCTGACGCCGCGCTCGACGCCGCACGCGCTGATCGACCTGATCCTCGGGGTCGCCGCGCTGGCCTTCGCCGCCGGCGTGGCGACGGGTTCGGTCGGGCGTCGCCGCGTCGCCGATCGGCCCGAGTCGGGCGTCGTCGGCCGGCTGCGGCACCCGACGCCGGGCGTTGCGGCGATCGCCGGGGTCGCGACGCACCTGCCAGGCCTCTTCTACCTCGCGGCGCTCGCGGACATCCTCGCCGCGAGGCCGAGCGTCGTCGAGGGCGTGTTCGACGTCCTGCTCTACAACGCGATCTGGTTCGGCGCGGCGATCGGCGTGTTGGTGCGCTTCGTCGCGCGGCCCGACGACACCCGCGCGCGCGTCGCGCTGCTGAACTCGTGGGCGAAGCGCAACGGGCGCAGCATCGTGCTCGTCGTCTTCGGCGTCGTCGGCGCCTATCTCGTCTTGAAGGGCGTGACAGAGCTGCGGAGCTGA